The Panicum virgatum strain AP13 chromosome 5K, P.virgatum_v5, whole genome shotgun sequence genome has a window encoding:
- the LOC120706268 gene encoding isoflavone reductase homolog IRL-like isoform X1 — MASEKSKILVVGGTGYLGRHVVAASARLGHPTFALVRDAAPSDAARAALLKSFQDAGVTLVKGDLYDQASLVSAVKLADVVISTVGAPQLADQTRLVDAIKEAGNVKRFIPSEFGLDADRSGAVEPARSTFITTKAAIRRAAEAAAVPYTLVWTGYFFGYGLPGIGQAVAQSPPADKAVVLGAGDARASFVDEGDIGTYTVLAADDPRAANLTLYVKPPANTLSHSELLALWETKTGKAFERVHIPEDAVLQQIQEAPTPRDKILLSIGHAVHIRGEHEFEIDPSSGVEATELYPDVKYTTVDEYLNRLL, encoded by the exons ATGGCGTCGGAGAAGAGCAAGATCCTGGTGGTCGGCGGCACGGGGTACCTGGGCCGGCACGTCgtcgcggcgagcgcgcggctgGGCCACCCGACCTTCGCGCTCGTCAGGGACGCGGCGCCGTCCGacgcggccagggcggcgctGCTCAAGAGCTTCCAGGACGCCGGCGTGACGCTCGTCAAGGGCGACCTCTACGACCAGGCCAGCCTGGTGAGCGCGGTCAAGCTCGCGGACGTGGTCATCTCCACGGTCGGGGCGCCGCAGCTCGCCGACCAGACCAGGCTCGTCGacgccatcaaggaggccggCAACGTCAAG AGGTTCATCCCGTCGGAGTTCGGCCTGGACGCCGACCGCTCGGGCGCCGTGGAGCCGGCCAGGTCCACGTTCATCACCACCAAGGCGGccatccgccgcgccgccgaggccgccgccgtcccctacACGCTCGTGTGGACGGGCTACTTCTTCGGCTACGGGCTGCCGGGCATCGGGCAGGCCGTGGCCCAGTCGCCCCCGGCCGACAAGGCTGTcgtcctcggcgccggcgacgccaggGCGTCGTTCGTGGACGAGGGCGACATCGGGACGTACACGGTGCTGGCCGCTGACGACCCGCGCGCGGCGAACCTCACGCTGTACGTGAAGCCGCCGGCCAACACGCTGTCGCACAGCGAGCTCCTGGCGCTGTGGGAGACGAAGACCGGCAAGGCGTTCGAGCGGGTGCACATCCCGGAGGACGCCGTGCTCCAGCAGATCCAAG AAGCTCCGACCCCGCGGGACAAAATCCTACTGTCGATCGGGCACGCAGTGCACATCAGGGGGGAGCACGAGTTCGAGATCGACCCGTCGTCAGGGGTGGAGGCCACCGAGCTGTACCCGGACGTGAAGTACACCACCGTCGACGAGTACCTGAACAGGTTGCTCTGA